Below is a genomic region from Hyphomicrobium nitrativorans NL23.
CATCTCGCGCAGCGTATCCTTGCAGCAGCCGCCGAGAAGCAGCAGCGCGGCGGCGAGAGGGAGGGCATGGCGAGGCGATAGCATTGCGTTCCTGGGTCTTGAGCTGTTGGTCTACGCAACACCTCGCCGCAATACGGGCGGCTCCCCTTCACCCTTCGCTGAGTCGCGGCTTTTCCACTATGGCCACCGTGGGGAATCCACAGTGTTTTTCGCAACTTGAGCGCCGGGATTTCACAGCATGTGGATAACTCGCCTCGCGCGCGCCGAATGCTCAACAATCAGGCACCTCACGCGGGCGCTTGTGCCGCACCTCGGCGGGCCCTACGCTCGATCTCGAGCGTGCTTCCGGCACGTTCGGGGGCGCAGGTGGGGGATCACATGCTTTTGCGTCTGTTGCTGAGCACCGGGACGATCTTCCTGTCGCTGATCCTCGGCGCGTTCGCGCTGGCCGCGGTGGGCTACAACTGGCCCGAAACGCTTTCGATGATGCTCGGATGGGCACGCGATCTCAAAAGCCTCATCACACGCACCGGCCTCGAACCTAAATACAACATCTGGGTCGAACTCCTGCTCGAAGAGCGCCAGTTGCTGTTCATGTTCTTCACCATCGGCGCGCGCATCTTCCTGGCCCTCCTCGCTGCGCCATTCACGAGCCGCCGCTGAGCCCCGATCGGTTAACGCAGCGTTAGTTGACGTGCCCGCATGATGCACGCGGCCGCGCGCGCGTTCGCCCGGCCGCATATCACCGTGCCAATCCGCACGCGGGGCTGGGGAGCATGGGCTTCAACGGGAGGTTCAACGGCGGCTTCGATGGTCGAGACGAGCGGGGCCGGTACGAACCGGAACTGCCGACTTACCATGACGACACGCCGTGGGTGCCGCCCGACGGGTACGAATACGAGTACGGGTACGAATCCGAGCATGAACCGGAACCCGCAAAGAAACGCTCTCGCCTCCCGCTTCTGATCCGCCTGTTTTTCCTGGTGCCGCTCGTGTTCGCGTCCGCAGCCGCCGTCGCGGTGGGCGGGCTCTTCATCGTCTACACGATGATCTATCCCGATCCGCTTTCGATGCGGCCCAAAGGAACGGGTCCCACGATCCGCATCGTGGACGCAGACGGGAGCGTGATTGCCGAGAGAGGCGTTTCGCGGGCCTATATCCCCCTCGACATGCTCGCGCCCATGGCCGCCAACGCCGTCGTGGCCATCGAGGACCAACGCTTCTTCAGCCATTTCGGCGTCGATCCCATCGGCATGGCGCGCGCCGCACTCGTGAACCTGAGGGCGGGCCGTCTTGTCGAGGGCGGCTCCACGATCACGCAGCAGCTCGTGAAGAACCTGTTTCTCACGTCCGACCGCACGCTCGCGCGCAAGGCCGAGGAACTGGTGCTCGCGCTCTGGATCGAGCTGCGCCTTTCGAAGCGCGACATCCTCGAACTCTATCTCAACCGCGTCTACTTCGGCGGCGGCGCGCACGGCATCGAGGCGGCGGCCCAGCGCTATTTCGGGAAATCCGCGCGCGACCTCACACTCGGCCAGAGCGCCGTTATCGCGGGGCTTCTCAAGGCCCCGTCGCGCTATGCGCCGAGCGCGAGCCCCACGCAGGCCATTGCGCGCGGGCACGTCGTGATCGGGCGGATGGCGGCGGCAGGCTTCATCACCCACGCGGACGCCGAACAGGCCGTCTCCAGCGAGATCCATTTCTCTCCTCTGATGCGGGCTCCGAACCAGGCGGACATGGCCTATGCCGTGGACTACGTCCTAGACGTCGCGGCCGAATTCGATGGGGCCGACACCAAAGAGATCGTGATCGAGACGACGCTCGACGGAGAATTACAGCGCAAGACCAGCCAAGTCGTCGAAGCGGCGCTGACCTCGCGAGGTGCGGCGCTCTCGGCGGGCCAGGGAGCGGTGGTGGTGCTCGCACCCGACGGGGGCATCCGCGCGCTGGTCGGCGGGCGCTCCTATGCAGACAGCCAGTTCAATCGCGCCGTGCGGGCCCACCGCCAGCCGGGCTCGGCGTTCAAACCCGTGGTCTATCTCACGGCGCTGGAGCGTGGCCTCGCTCCCGACAGCATGATGGAGGACGCACCCATCACCGCCGGGCGCTGGACTCCGCGCAATGAAAACGGCCGCTTTATCGGGCCGGTGACGCTGCGGGACGCACTCGCGCAGTCGATCAACAGCGTGGCTGTGCGCCTGCTCCTCGACGCCGGAGCGACCAAGGTTGCAGCCACCGCGCGCCGGCTCGGCATGAAATCGGAACTCAGACGCGACGCGTCGCTTGCGCTCGGAACGTCGGAAGTGTCGCTGCTGGATCTTACGGGCGCGTACGCAGCGTTCGCGAACGGGGGCTACGTCAACGAGCCCTACGTGATCCGCCGCGTGAGGACAGCCGAAGGCCGGGTGCTTTTTCAGCGCTTCGATGCGCGCTCCGATCCCGCGATCCCGCTGGCCTCCGTCGCGGCGATGAACGACATGTTGCGCGCCGTGGTGGAGCGCGGCACGGGCCGGCGCGCCGCGCTCCCCGGGCACATCGTCGCGGGCAAGACGGGCACGTCGCAGGATTACCGCGACGCGTGGTTCGTCGGCTACACGGCGCATCTGACGGCGGGCGTCTGGGTCGGCAACGACGACGGCAAGCGCATGGAGCGGGTTGGCGGCGGCACGCTGCCCGCCGAGATCTGGCACGAGGTCATGCGGGCGGCTCATGCGGATCGCGGTCCGCTGCCCTTGCCGCACGATGCCGCGCGCCCGGCCCCGCCGGCCACCGCCGGGACACCACGCCACCCGGCCGGCCAGATCGACGACGACTTCATCGCACAGATGCTGGACGCGCCTTCGGATACGCGGGCCATCTCCGTCTCTCCCTCCGGCACCACAACCGTCATGCCGGACGGACGGATCGTCGTCGCACCGCCCGTCTTCTCACCTCCCGCCGGCCGCTGAACGACACAATCCTCGTGCATCACGCGCGGCGACAGCGCCGCGCAGGGCGCGAGAAGCGCGGAGGTTGGCATGGCGATCCAAAGACTCGGGCTTGACGATCTCAGCCTGATGGACGGCCTTCTGGAACTGTTCGGCGAGGCGTTCGGCGAACGCGATACGTACGGGCGCGCCCGGCCCTCCGCAGCGTATCAGCGCCGTCTTCTCGGCGATCCGGGTTTCGTGGCGCTTGTGAAGGTGGCGGCCGGACACGTCGTCGGCGGGCTCGCGGCTTATGAGCTACGCAAGTTCGAGCAGGAGCGGAGCGAGTTCTACATCTACGACCTCGCAGTCGCAGAGACGAACCGCAGACAGGGCATCGCGACAGACCTAATCGGCCACTTGAGAGCGATCGCGGCCGAGCGCGGCGGATACGTGGTGTTCGTCCAGGCGGACCACGGAGACGATGCGGCCATCGCGCTCTACTCGAAGCTCGGCACGCGTGAAGCCGTGCTGCACTTCGACATCCCCGTTCCCTGACGCAGGACGCGCAAGCGCAGCCGCTCTATTCCTCGGCGAGCATGCCGTAGCGGTGCAGATCCATGCCGTAGATCTGCAGCCAGCGCTTGGCGTCCTCCAGGGCCGGCATGGTTTTGGCGACGAGCGCCCAGAAGCGCGGCCCGTGGTTCATCTCCTTCAGATGCGCAACCTCGTGGGCGGCCACGTAGTCCAGGATCTCGGGCGGCGCCAGGATTAGCCGCCAGGAGAAGGAGAGCACGCCCGTCGTCGAGCACGATCCCCAGCGGCTCGTCTGATCGCGCACGGCAATGCGCTTCGGAGCGACGTTGAGCCGTTTGGCATGAAAGGCGACGCGGTCTTCGAGATCGCGGTGGGCTTCGCGCGCGAGCCAGTCCTTCAGGCGGCGCGGCGCATGTTCCTCGTGCCCCGCAATGCAGAGTTCGGGGAAATCTTCAGCGACGCGGCGCGAGACAACGCCCCGCTTGCCGGGGCCTGCGAAGACGACACGATGCGCTTCGCCCCTGAGCGGGATGAAAACGCCATCGCGAAACGGAACCGGCGACGGCAAACTGTCGAGCCGTTCGCGCACCCACTCGATGTTGCGGGTGATGAACGTGCCCGCTTCGTCGATGTCGCACTGCATCGGCAGCGTCACGATGACCGTGCGCCGCGTGCGGCTGACGCGAAGCGTCAAACGGCGCGCGCCAGGATGACGGCGGACTTCAACGGCAGCTCCGAGGGTGTCGATGTTCTCGGTCTTGAGCGTCGAGGACGCGAGCCTTCTTGTCTTCCGCATGAATGACTTTCGGATCACGCGCTGATCTTGTGAGACGCAGTACGCTGAGCTGAAGATGATCGAGCGAGCTGATCGCTGTCCCACGTCGCCGTGCGAAATGGCGCCTCGCGCCGAGCCCGATCACGCTTCTCACTTAGCAACAGAGTGAACAGCATCACCAGTCTGAAATTGTGACGACGTGTAACCGATGATGCCACTGTGGCGCAACGGCCCCATGGCTTGCAAAGCTTCCCATAAAGCGCAGAGATTCGCTTTTTCAGAACCACTTTCATTTAGCGCGCGATGGACACGCCGATCCGTGTTGCGGCGTATCTTTCGCTCGTCTCTCGTGCGGCGCCGATCACGGCGGTGCAGCACGCGGCGCCGCCCGCTCCGGCGCGGAAAAGCTCGGCAAGTCCCGCATGTCGAGCGTCGGCGCGCCGGGCCCGCTCAGCGGGACATCGTGTGCCCCCTCGATCGAAGGCGGCGACGGCGGCAATGCGAAGCCCCGCTCGCCCTCTCCGCTCGGTGGCATATGCGTTCTCTCGACGACGGGCGGCACTTCCCGCGGCTGCGCCTTCTCGATCGCCATCGAGGGGAGCAGCATCAAAAGCGCAACCATAACAAGCTGGATGCACAGGAACGGAATCGCGCCCCAGTAAATCTCGCCCGTCGTAACGGGCGGCATCACGCGCCCGGTTACCCTATCGCGGTAGCTCTGGCGCGGCGCGACGGAGCGCAAATAGTAAAGCGCGAACCCGAACGGCGGATGCATGAAGGCCGTCTGCATGTTGACGGCCAGAAGCACGCCGAACCAGATGATGAAGGGCGTCACGTCCGCCACGGCCTCGCGCGGAACGCCGGAGGCATCCGTGACGGTGACGACCTCCATGCCGAAACTCTTGGCAAGAGCCACGGCCTCGGGCGCGGAGGTAAAAATCGCTTCTGCGGCGGGCACGAGCAGCGGAACGAGAATGAAGCACAGCTCGAAGAAGTCCAGGAAAAAGGCGAGCAGGAAGATGGCGATGTTGATGACGATCAGAAAGCCGTACATGCCGCCGGGCGTGGATGTCAGCAGGTGTTCCACCCAGACGTGCCCGTTGACGCCGTAGAACGTCAGCGTGAAGATCCGCGCGCCGAGGAGAATGAACATGACGAAGGCGGCGAGCTTCGCGGTCGATTCCGTCGCTTGGCGCACGATGTCGAAGTTGAAGCGGCGCACGTCGCCGTCGCTCATTCGCTTGATCGCGGCGAGAGCGAGCGCACCGACGGCGCCCATGGCGCCGCCTTCCGTCGGCGTGGCGATGCCGATCAGGATGGTTCCGAGCACGAGGAAGATAAGCAGCAGCGGTGGCACCATCACGAACGTGACGCGCTCGGCGATCCCCGAAAGGAACGAGCGGCCGGTGAACGTGAGAAGGGCACGGTTCAAAAGCGCTACGGCAAGCGCGAAGGCGACCGCCCACGTCATCGACAGGATCGCGTAGTCGATCCCTTCGTAATGGGACCCAGACAGCACCCACGCGGCGAACGCCGCCGACAGCAGTGTCAACACGCCAAGCGACAAGAGCCCGCGCGAGCCATCCGGCTCTCGGTGCCCCACGTCCTCCGACGGCAACCCCGGCGCGGACGCCGGGAAAATGAGCGCCATCATCATCACATAGAAGGCATAGAGCGCGGCCAGCGTCAGGCCCGGCACGATAGCCGCCTTGTACATGTCGCCCACGGAGCGGCCGAGCTGATCCGCCAGCACGATGAGCACCAGCGAGGGCGGAATGATCT
It encodes:
- a CDS encoding transglycosylase domain-containing protein; translation: MGFNGRFNGGFDGRDERGRYEPELPTYHDDTPWVPPDGYEYEYGYESEHEPEPAKKRSRLPLLIRLFFLVPLVFASAAAVAVGGLFIVYTMIYPDPLSMRPKGTGPTIRIVDADGSVIAERGVSRAYIPLDMLAPMAANAVVAIEDQRFFSHFGVDPIGMARAALVNLRAGRLVEGGSTITQQLVKNLFLTSDRTLARKAEELVLALWIELRLSKRDILELYLNRVYFGGGAHGIEAAAQRYFGKSARDLTLGQSAVIAGLLKAPSRYAPSASPTQAIARGHVVIGRMAAAGFITHADAEQAVSSEIHFSPLMRAPNQADMAYAVDYVLDVAAEFDGADTKEIVIETTLDGELQRKTSQVVEAALTSRGAALSAGQGAVVVLAPDGGIRALVGGRSYADSQFNRAVRAHRQPGSAFKPVVYLTALERGLAPDSMMEDAPITAGRWTPRNENGRFIGPVTLRDALAQSINSVAVRLLLDAGATKVAATARRLGMKSELRRDASLALGTSEVSLLDLTGAYAAFANGGYVNEPYVIRRVRTAEGRVLFQRFDARSDPAIPLASVAAMNDMLRAVVERGTGRRAALPGHIVAGKTGTSQDYRDAWFVGYTAHLTAGVWVGNDDGKRMERVGGGTLPAEIWHEVMRAAHADRGPLPLPHDAARPAPPATAGTPRHPAGQIDDDFIAQMLDAPSDTRAISVSPSGTTTVMPDGRIVVAPPVFSPPAGR
- a CDS encoding AAC(3)-I family aminoglycoside N-acetyltransferase, whose translation is MAIQRLGLDDLSLMDGLLELFGEAFGERDTYGRARPSAAYQRRLLGDPGFVALVKVAAGHVVGGLAAYELRKFEQERSEFYIYDLAVAETNRRQGIATDLIGHLRAIAAERGGYVVFVQADHGDDAAIALYSKLGTREAVLHFDIPVP
- a CDS encoding M48 family metallopeptidase; this translates as MRKTRRLASSTLKTENIDTLGAAVEVRRHPGARRLTLRVSRTRRTVIVTLPMQCDIDEAGTFITRNIEWVRERLDSLPSPVPFRDGVFIPLRGEAHRVVFAGPGKRGVVSRRVAEDFPELCIAGHEEHAPRRLKDWLAREAHRDLEDRVAFHAKRLNVAPKRIAVRDQTSRWGSCSTTGVLSFSWRLILAPPEILDYVAAHEVAHLKEMNHGPRFWALVAKTMPALEDAKRWLQIYGMDLHRYGMLAEE
- a CDS encoding TRAP transporter large permease; translation: MTAFLAQNLAPIMFAALVFFLLLGYPVAFSLGAVGLFFFVVGVELAPFSGGAITLSWNLLQSMPARVFDVMRNETLLAIPFFTFMGLILERSGMAEDLLETVGQLFGEIRGGLALAVVFVGALLAATTGIVAASVIAMGLISLPIMLRYGYDRRLATGVIAASGTLAQIIPPSLVLIVLADQLGRSVGDMYKAAIVPGLTLAALYAFYVMMMALIFPASAPGLPSEDVGHREPDGSRGLLSLGVLTLLSAAFAAWVLSGSHYEGIDYAILSMTWAVAFALAVALLNRALLTFTGRSFLSGIAERVTFVMVPPLLLIFLVLGTILIGIATPTEGGAMGAVGALALAAIKRMSDGDVRRFNFDIVRQATESTAKLAAFVMFILLGARIFTLTFYGVNGHVWVEHLLTSTPGGMYGFLIVINIAIFLLAFFLDFFELCFILVPLLVPAAEAIFTSAPEAVALAKSFGMEVVTVTDASGVPREAVADVTPFIIWFGVLLAVNMQTAFMHPPFGFALYYLRSVAPRQSYRDRVTGRVMPPVTTGEIYWGAIPFLCIQLVMVALLMLLPSMAIEKAQPREVPPVVERTHMPPSGEGERGFALPPSPPSIEGAHDVPLSGPGAPTLDMRDLPSFSAPERAAPRAAPP